TAATAACCTGAAAAACAAGAATAAATACATCCAACTGTCAAAACATTGTTGGATATTCGAAGAATGATATGTAATTAATGTAAGAATACAACAGCATATACCTGCGACATTAAGCCATGAACTTGCTCGACAGTAATCTTAGCACTATCACGTGTAATCTTAGCAAGCTGAGATTCTTCCTGCAAGTCAAAGGACCAACACGTTTAGTACCATGCATGTTGTATTTTGCAATTTACTGAAGGAAGGAAGCAAGCAAAAGACTACtaaaattgaagtaaaaatatgataaCGTTCAATACGTAGCCTGATGTTGCAGGTCAAACCTAGGTAACTATTGCCTAATCAAGCCTGATAGCACAAATACATTTAGTGTAGTGAAATAATATGGCACATCATCACCTACTGGAGCGAATTACTGATGTTATGCTTCACAAAACGTACATGGAAAGGGTATTGAAGTACAAGAAACCAAAAGCCTCCACCTTGGTACTTCTCATCCCTTTCTACAAGGGCTCCTAAAACAGTAATAGATAACagtaattgtgattataaactTCCAGACAAAATATGGTGTTGTCTAGTCATTTGTGATTCTATTCTTGTTGCTCACTGCAATGGATCTTTGACTTTTTTCATGAGTGTACCACGAAGGATTCTGCAActccaacaacaacatactaacataatcccacaagtgggatcTGGGAAGGGTAGGATATACGCAGACCTTACTCCTATCTTTGTGGGGTAGAGATGTTGTTTTCGATAGACTATCaactcaaaaaaagaaaaatgaagtcGTTTGCAAGGGAAATATGACAAGTGCACTAGCAAAGATACAAAATAACCAAAACGAGAAACCAAGACATGCTAGataacaacatacccaatataataccACCAGTAGGGTCTAGGGTCTAAGGAGGGCAGAGTGTATGCAAACCCTATCCCTACCCTCGTGGAGGCAGAGCTATTGTCTCCGAcagaccctcggctcaagtgTAACAAATCAAAGTATTTACGGAAAAGAAATGGATAGTGGAGAAAACATGCCACCTAATAAGAAAAGTAGTACAAAGCATTCCGAGAAAAGAAACAATAACAACTAAATAATGCAGTAATTGAAAAGGAAATACATGTATAAGACTAGTACTACAACAAACACAGTGCTCCCAACTCCCACCAAGCCTAAACCCGCCATAAAGCAAGTCAAAGTTCAATTGCCTACTCTTCTACCCTGATTTGCAACCTTCTACCATCCCCTATCTAAGATCATGTCCTTGATAAACGGAAGTTGCGCCATGTCCACTCTAAATCACCTTTACCCAATAAATTTTTTCGCCTACTCTATCTCTTCTTGTACCCACTATCTATATCAAACCTCTCACATTTCTTAACCGGGGCCTTTGTGCATCCTGATCTTGTCCACCAATAAAGGTAACATGTAACAAATGGACGAAGTAGaagatactacccaagtactaAACAAGAATACTGCTAGTAGGAAAAACGGGGACTAGCCCCCCCGCCTCACCCACCTAAAGGTGCTATAATACTACTTACCTTCTACCTTAATTATAAACATCTTAACTTTCCTTTCTAGGATAAGGTCCACATTAAGCCAGAAGTGTGCTATGTCCAGTGAAATCACCTACCCCTGCACTTCTTTGTCTTGCCTCTAGCACTCCTGACATCCACTATACCCAACCTCTCACGTCTCTCGGATTCTGTAACTTCCACCACCactattttgaagaaaatggtTACATGCCTACTAAAATAGACTTTGGAAATGGGGGGAATAGAAATGGTTGGTTCAATTGTTTTTGGGATCTACtttattctatataaatattGCATGAGCAAAGGGAAGTGGAAAGAACACATGAAGACTGAAAATCAGTGCCAAAGGCATAAGACTGGTTTACCAAATAAGTAATTACAAAGTTTGTCCTCAAAATTTAACTAGGTTAGTTGCTACCATAATCCTAGGGTTTTTGTTTCCACTCATTTGCCTTTGACTGTTCTCTCATCACTTATATGTGTCTGCTCCAACTTCTTACGCCCCAAAGAAAATCTCAAACCCCTAATATGTAACGACAAAAACACAGGCACCTGTTGGTATTAAACAAAGAAGTTCAATAATGATGGTAGGTCCCCTCTTTTACACCTAGTTCTGGTTCACAGATCCAAAATTTGGCAAGTGATTATTTTTCACCACTCTTGATAATTGACAGAAGTTTTTATCCGCAGTTTACTATAATAAAGGACCAAACCATTCATAGGTAAGATAGGATCATATTGGCACATAATCATAATGAACTAGTTTTTTTATCTGGGGTGTTATTTTTCACATTCACATGTGAATGAGACTTTTCACTGTCCACTATAtcttttttcaatcttttttgttAAAGTAGAAAGAGAACGCTTCATTCATACAATCTTCTTATTGCTGAGAGTTGTATGAACCTAATCCATAATCAACTCGATTTTCTTATTGTATTGCATTACTTTCTGCTAGTTGAACTTCATAAGCACGAATTAGGTGTTCCAGTATATACGGTTTAGCAAACTCTCACCATttaaaagaggagaaaaatcaaCATGTACAATTGAAGGCAAATTTATATTTAGTTCCCTTTGTTTATCCTTGCACATTTTAATTATAAGCAGTTTCATAGCCCAGCAAAATATGATCAAGAGGCCTAGTATGCTATAAGCTACAAATTTCCAAAAAGAGCCACTCTGTGAGCACAAAATATTGCCTAGGTTCATAATGTCTAAATAGGAATCACATGTCAAAAAGATTCAAAGATAGTGGTTCAACAAACACAATACTTAAGAACTGTCAAACTAATGTTCTCTTTTTCCAATTGGTCAAACTAATATTCTCAAACAAAGAGATAAGACTTGTAAGTTAAAGTACGCATTGTCAAGActcaagagaaaacaaaaaaatacctCCTTCTTCCTTTGAGAGGCTGCCACTAAGGGCCCAAAACGTGAATGGGACAGCTGATTTTCAGCTTGCTCCAACTTTTCAGCTGCATGAGTTAATGGGATCAACTAATTTTGAGGTGTTTCAATATTGTGTAAACTCATGTTCAGGATCAAATCATTATGATGATAAAAGGAAGTGGAAAAGGTAGGCAACAATGATATTACCAAGATCAGATATCTGTCCAGCAACATAGTCTCCATTTCCAAgcaaaggagaagaagaaagtgTGTTCACCCAATACTTGTTCCATAGTAGGTCCAAGAGATGGCAATCGAGAGAGGACTTGAAATAGGTAATATCCAATGAATAATACTGCAAATTAAGAGAAAAGTTGGTGATTTAACAGTCACGAGTAAACCTGAAGTTGGAAGTCCTAGATTTAACATAAATGTGTGAGTGTATGCGTTCATGCCAATAAGCTGACCTGCTTGCAATGTACTCCGAAGTCTTCAATTTTGTTCAAAGGAATGGTCTGGTACTCTGAGATAGGGTCATCTGGAGGCTTATATCCTTCAGGATATGTTCGAAAGGCACCAATCTCAACTTTTCCAGCAGAAACAGTTCTTGTTGGATCAATAACAACTGCAAGAAAGGGCTCCTGATACTGCTGGTTAAGCATTTGTGTAGTTACATCAATGCCAGAGAGCCAGCATCCATAGCCAGGATGAGAATGATACCATCCGACCACATTCTCCAGCCGACCAGCCTATAGCATAAAGTCTTAGTAAGAGAGTGGTCTGAACAAACTATAGGACAAACACGCTCCAATTCAGAAAACCAATCCACACATAATGCATAAATCCTATATAACAATGTGTACAGGTAAAGTAATAATCAGCTCAAAATGAAATCATACATATGTACAATACATATAGAGACTCCAAGTCTATGATTATGGAAACACACATGAAGCAATAGATCAACCGGAAGAATTGACTTCTTGCTAATGATTCTAAAAATCTACATAGGTAACTATAGGACAAACACGCTCCAATTCAGAAAACCAATCCACACATAATGCATAAATCCTATATAACAATGTGTACAGGTAAAGTAATAATCAGCTCAAAATGAAATCATACATATGTACAATACATATAGAGACTCCAAGTCTATGATTATGGAAACACACATGAAGCAATAGATCAACCGGAAGAATTGACTTCTTGCTAATGATTCTAAAAATCTACATAGGTAACTAGTCAATGCAAACTGGCCTGGACGCCAACAAGAACAAAGCTTCAATCTCAATCAATTCTATCAACTCACCGCCCTGCCCCTTTTTGAACCCGTTTACAATACTTATTATATCCGAAAAGTTTCTGTAAACTGACTAGTTTAGCACTAGTATACCCTTCTCCATTATCAACACCACAAcatcaaaaagaagaaaaaaaaagtgataaaaaggCATTAACCTGCTTGTTGGTCTGTGAATATTCAACCATGTATTCATACGCATCAGCTTGAGCATTAACCCTAGTTTCAGTTCCTTCAACTGGAAGGGCAAAAGCGTCCATAACAATAATAGCATCTCCATCCGTCTTACCTTGCATTAGTCCCATTACCTCAATTGTACCTCCAGAACGCGCGTGAACAACCATCTTTAGAAGAGCAAGAGCAGAGATCTTCACGCGCTTGAAGTAGTGAGGGTCACTCGTCCACGGCTTCTCCCGCTGGAACTTAGTCTGTGCCGCATCGTCGTAGTGGAATATTGCATCCGACGCAGAGTTTTCCGGTGCCGACCCCGATGGCGCGTCCGTCGTCACGATGTTGTTTTCTAACTCCCATGTTTGTTGCGCCATCGCCGCCGACGATGCGTAAGAATTCAGAGCGTCCATTGGGAACTGAACTTCGGGGAAGAAGCAATTGCAGAGCTCTCTTCTCTGATTTTATACAAgtgaaaaatcacaaaattaataatttaaagaattaaGAATATACCAATTTAATTTTAgatagtattttaaatattaaaattacaaatttaatttcatctttGTACAATGGAAACTATGTACATATATTAGTTTGTTTATATAACAAGgttgttaaatatatatatttagaaacaatgaatatatttataaatagtgatattttatagattaaaatatttcacgagataagttaattttattatttttaatctaaatcaatatattaatcaatcaatatatatatgagatCTTCAGCCTGCTTACGTGACATATCTTAATGatcagaaaaatatttatctatttttttaataatttaagtccttttttctaatttctacATAATAGAATTATGTATAGATACACATATGCTGCTATTAATTAGTTACTTAATATGATCGTTACACATCCCTTAAATTAAGGAATTTCAAAAGGCTAAaagtaaaaatctatttttattatatttcttttcctaTGTCGTTTTTTaaccttttctttttagtttttattattacatttttttattttagtgtttaACTATCATACCTtcaatttctattaatttttaaaataaaaatattttatttatctcttctcttgtttttttggtttttattattataattttttgtaattattattattattataccttttatttctattatattttatattaaaaatattttatttatctccTCTCCTTATTATTAACATAAATGTGTTCTTTAAATAccttttatttctattattttttaaaaataaactatattttatttatctcttCTCCTAATTTtcataaatgtattttattttctattatttttcatatcaatcaatctcatttattttatcGCCATTGCAGAACATTATagacaattttctttttaatattttcattaatgctATTAATCCTTAGTGCTTTTCCTTTTTCAtctgtttttatttatatatctttttttttagaggaaatacttgttcaattttaaagAAGTAGTGAGGGTCAATGCGTTTGAATTTTgtaaaagatatataaatacttcttcaattttagaaaattcaaTGGCTAAAATTGAAGAAGTATttctaaaagaattttttttataaatatgagTTTCAATTGGAAGAGGGGATTTTTTAGAGTTGTAATTATTATAGTTTCTATTTTTCCATAAACTCCAAAGAGCAAAAGGGAAAAAATCAAGCCAGTTCTGAATGTTACTATTTTGTGGCAATCTGATGTTCTTCAAATATTGGAGCCAATGTAATTGAGAAGGAATGTTAAActctagattttttttttgcaatataACAATGAAATAGAATATGTTTTATAGATTCCTCTTCTCTCATACAGATGGTGCATTTGTTATTAGATAACATTTTAATATGATATAGAAATGAGTTAATCAGAGGaagaatttaatttcatattatctATAATATATTGGAGATTTTGGTTTACTATTAAGAATGGGAAAACCTAGATACTTTCCAAAGTGTGTGGAGGGAGATATGTTAAAATAACGTTTAACCAAGAGTTTCATATCTTCATTACAATATTTTGAgaagattgattttttttgtccaGATAGCCGGgtaaaaatattcatacattTATATTTAGTATCGATAGAAATATTGTCTGCGAAGAATAAATGAGACCATTCTTGCTTCATAACAATATATCGACTTGATAATTAATATACGATGAAAGAAGTttggataaatatatatatgcctCTAGAAGGGGAAAAGTATTCTGTGCAAGTACTATTAACTAGTATAGCTATGCTACTACTGGAGATgcaacttaaaataagtttagacaGAAATTTGAAATGATCTTTTCACGAAAGACCATTCAATCGCCTTTTCTAAATCTACGGCTCTTATTACGTCTCCTCCTATTTGGAAATGAAAGATGATAAAAATTAGTCCAtcttttattcaattaattCTTGATTGGagtcttcttctagttttagaatattattatattctctACTCAGCGTCATTTCTAAGTTTTGAAGATAGGAAGGGGAGTTTTGTATACCTCCCAGTCATTTCTAAGTTTTGAAGATAGGAATTTGTATTTGCTCTCAAAACAAATGACTGTCccctttttttttagaaaaaaaagtgaattgttttcttttatctcaaaataatcaatataacaaTAAAGTTTAGGCAAAAGAAGAATGACATGATGTGtcttttgaataagaaaatcattttttgcaatttaaagtttaattaataGAATTCAATCTATGATGGTTTTTAATAGCGATATAAGATGAAAATTAGCAGATTTTAGTAGTTCTAATTTTATCCTTTCtttaaaagacattttaaagcaaaagtccaaaaaataataataattcaatatcataattcatttttgaaaactaacggttatttcataatttcacaaatgtattaacttttttatttgattgtcGATATGGGCAAATTTACATTTTCAAtattctaactttttttttttacatcttaAAATCATATTAGATTGTttaaataacattaaataaaagacAATTATTGtctcataatataattttttttaattatatttataatctcttcgtctcattttatgtgacgCTCTTTGATTTGACATGATgattaagaaaaaaacttttttaagtgTGGTAAATTCTATTTaattagataaaataatatttgtggGAATGGACAATGAAGAAAAAtgtgtcacataaaataaaacagacGGAGAAAGTATGATTTTTAGGACGCGCGGCCAGCTACACTAGTATTAGATTGAATAAAGTTCATAATTCTAataaaaaagttgttatttatAAACCCTcgacttaaaattaaataaagatattcaaaccgtttgaaaaaaaaaagatatacagACATTAAAACAACGAAATGATGTGGAATAAAGAGTCGTGCAAATATACATAAGAACGAATAGTATGctaacaaaataatatgatattcaAAGTACAAAAACATATGATACCCGATGAACAACAAATTACGAGAATAATAGTAATACCATCGATAAGAAAGAAGATTAAAGCcagatattaattataatagaaTTCTTTATAatgttcatttattttcttaataaataaactaatagtcCTTGacctttttccaaaattttcttCAAACCACTTTATGATTCTGTTTCAATTGTTGAAATTAGATGTGGAATAATTAATGCAAAGTTAATTATGTTGTAACATTCAACatttaatacaaaattttaataacGTAATGTGTTGAATTAGCTAGTAGTAGTAGATAGAATATTTATAAAAGGCAATTTTAGTTCAATTGCTCTAATTGTTGTAATTAACTTGCTATATAGCTTTGAATAGGatttagtaaataaaaataaaataagagataCCACAACatgcattttattgtaattttgcTACTTTATGTTATTggaattttgattaatttagtAAATTCAGAGAGATATATTGTTGGAGAAGGCTATGGTTGGGGTCCTGCTCCTTACCCTACTTACTACCAAGATTGGGCTACAACTGTCAAGTTAAAACCTGGAGATCAATTAGGTAActtttaaggaaattattacaTCGATCgtatttgtaatttattaacatattcGAACAAATAGAAATTTGTGGGGGTGCGAATGTAGTGTTATAggttttcttataattttgataaGCTATTTTTGGGAGCCGAAGGCGAGTGGTGGCGGAGCCACATATATTTGAGGGATGTCGAATGACACCCTTCGTCAAAAAATTACACTGTGTATTTAGGTGAGACATTCATTGGCTTCTATGCGCTtaacttctttttgttttgacaCTCCTTAGTCGAAATTCTGGCTCCGACACTGACCGTGAGGTAAGCATCCTTTCGAGGTCGATCATACTTCCTTATTTGTGAGAATTTCCTTCCTCAGGTGTTTGTCTCCTCACCAGTTACTTTTCTTGTCATTTCAACCTTCCCTCATATATAATTTGGCTTAAAGTCTTTCTTTAGCCGTGTTTGGAAGGATTAAAGGTACCAACTAATTTTAGGGGTGTTAGTTTTTTTCATTTACCTAATCAAACTAGCTTTATCAGTTTTATAACTTcataaaccaaatcaaatcaataaaagtGTTTGATTTTGTGGTGAAGGAGTGCCATTCACTCTCTTTGCACAAGGATAGCTCTACACCTCTAACCCTAACATCTAAACTACATACTTTGAATATAATTCATAactttatttatcttttagaaAGTTAATTTTCCGTGTACATAATATTATGTATTCATGTACCATTTTATTTGTAGAGTTTAGATTCCAAAAGCCAGAGGATTTGCTAGAGATTGGAAAATACAACTATTATGCATGCAATTCCAACTCTCTTTCAAGGCAATACAAAGATAGTCCAGCAATAGCATTCATGTTGGTACCTGGAGATTATTATTTCAAATCCAGCAACAATACAAATTGCATCAATGGCCAGAAGCTTTATGTAAATGTAGCAGCTCCAATTGAAGATGAGGCTGATGATAAGATTTGAGATAACTTAGATACATATATCTCAAAGTTAGACAATAATAACCAATT
The DNA window shown above is from Solanum lycopersicum chromosome 11, SLM_r2.1 and carries:
- the csn5 gene encoding COP9 signalosome complex subunit CSN5 (The RefSeq protein has 3 substitutions compared to this genomic sequence), whose product is MDALNSYASSAAMAQQTWELENNIVTTDAPSGSAPENSASDAIFHYDDAAQTKFQREKPWTSDPHYFKRVKISALALLKMVVHARSGGTIEVMGLMQGKTDGDAIIVMDAFALPVEGTETRVNAQADAYEYMVEYSQTNKQAGRLENVVGWYHSHPGYGCWLSGIDVTTQMLNQQYQEPFLAVVIDPTRTVSAGKVEIGAFRTYPEGYKPPDDPISEYQTIPLNKIEDFGVHCKQYYSLDITYFKSSLDCHLLDLLWNKYWVNTLSSSPLLGNGDYVAGQISDLAEKLEQAENQLSHSRFGHLVAAPQRKKEEESQLAKITRDSAKITVEQVHGLMSQVIKDILFNSVCKSGKSQTEPSDPEPMVET
- the csn5 gene encoding COP9 signalosome complex subunit CSN5 isoform X1; the protein is MDALNSYASSAAMAQQTWELENNIVTTDAPSGSAPENSASDAIFHYDDAAQTKFQREKPWTSDPHYFKRVKISALALLKMVVHARSGGTIEVMGLMQGKTDGDAIIVMDAFALPVEGTETRVNAQADAYEYMVEYSQTNKQAGRLENVVGWYHSHPGYGCWLSGIDVTTQMLNQQYQEPFLAVVIDPTRTVSAGKVEIGAFRTYPEGYKPPDDPISEYQTIPLNKIEDFGVHCKQYYSLDITYFKSSLDCHLLDLLWNKYWVNTLSSSPLLGNGDYVAGQISDLAEKLEQAENQLSHSRFGPLVAASQRKKEVFFCFLLSLDNAWMYLFLFFRLLKTFFSIAFVSQASRRLNPLIQSRWSKSE